A genomic stretch from Telopea speciosissima isolate NSW1024214 ecotype Mountain lineage chromosome 7, Tspe_v1, whole genome shotgun sequence includes:
- the LOC122668064 gene encoding aquaporin NIP1-1-like, whose amino-acid sequence MGEISGTNLNLSKSMEEIVVNIKEGGEVINEESLNSSGSPRTIKREGSGFSVSVPFLQKLLAEVFGTFFMVFAGCGVMVVNVIKPGQVSVVSMSLVWGFGAMAMVYSLGHISGAHFNPAASIAFATCGRFPWKQVPAYAAAQLLGSILATITLRLLYGTEESLYFGSTPSGSDMQAFGMEFIIAFYLMFVISGVATDSRAIGELAGLAIGAIVIVDVNIAGLISGSSMNPARSLGPAIIWNRYNSVWVYIVAPICGMTSGAWAYNLIRFTNKPLREITRSGSFLKSVGSLRKISNPKTKQEFPL is encoded by the exons ATGGGTGAGATTTCTGGAACTAATTTAAACCTCTCCAAATCCATGGAAGAAATTGTTGTTAATATCAAAGAAGGTGGTGAGGTCATAAATGAAGAGTCCCTCAATTCTTCTGGTTCTCCAAGAACAATCAAGAGAGAAGGATCAGGCTTTTCTGTCTCTGTACCTTTCTTACAGaag CTGCTAGCAGAGGTGTTTGGTACATTTTTTATGGTATTTGCAGGGTGTGGGGTCATGGTAGTGAATGTGATCAAACCCGGTCAGGTGAGTGTCGTTAGCATGTCATTGGTTTGGGGATTTGGGGCGATGGCCATGGTGTACTCTCTGGGTCACATTTCTGGCGCCCACTTCAACCCCGCTGCCAGCATAGCCTTCGCTACCTGCGGGAGATTTCCATGGAAACAG GTACCAGCCTATGCAGCTGCACAACTTCTTGGATCAATACTTGCAACTATAACTCTTAGACTACTATATGGCACAGAAGAGAGTCTTTATTTCGGGTCGACACCGTCAGGTTCAGATATGCAAGCATTCGGGATGGAGTTTATCATTGCTTTCTACCTCATGTTTGTTATATCTGGTGTTGCGACCGATAGCCGAGCG ATTGGAGAACTTGCTGGGCTTGCAATTGGGGCAATTGTGATAGTAGATGTGAATATCGCTGG GTTAATTTCAGGGTCATCAATGAACCCAGCAAGGAGTTTGGGGCCTGCGATCATATGGAACCGTTACAATTCGGTATGGGTTTACATAGTGGCACCGATATGTGGGATGACTAGTGGTGCATGGGCTTACAATCTTATCAGGTTCACAAACAAGCCCTTGCGTGAGATCACAAGGAGTGGATCTTTCCTCAAGAGTGTAGGTTCATTACGAAAGATCTCTAATCCAAAGACAAAACAAGAATTTCCTCTGTAG